From the genome of Eremothecium gossypii ATCC 10895 chromosome I, complete sequence:
CTATCAGGAAATAAATCATGTCCATTAAATACAGTCCCAGAGGGATGCCCGCTGATGGTGGAGTGAGTAATCGCTTGCAACACCAACTCTTCCATGACCTCGGTGACACGGCGTGGCTGATACAAAACCAACCAAGCGGAATTGCATGCTTGCGCGTAGCCCCGGGCGCCCTCCGGGACCCCTCCATCTAACAAGGCACGTTCGCGCACAACAGACTCCTAATTTCGCCGCAGGCGGCACTAGAGTGCTTTCCTGGAGCGGCCGAGCTTTTCCAGGAGTCGATTTACAATGCTTATTTCATCCTCTAACAGCTCTGTGCCCATTGAATGCCGCTCGGGCAGTGCTGCTAAAAGTAACGCTCGTTTCAGCGCCGCAAGTCTGCGAAGTACGGTCAGCGCCCGCCGATTCCGCCCTCCGTTTGCATTCCGTCGGCTCCACACGCTGGCCGCGGTTACAGGGCTGCGCCGCATCATGCGCCAGCCGTTCCCCGCACCCGAAAGTAGCTCTGCGAGCGCCCAGAGCGCGGGCGAAGGCTCTCCGCTGCTATCGGCGTATACTGCATCTTGCCACGAGTCCCCATCGTCTGAAGCGCCAGTAACTTTGCAGTAGAGAGCGTACCCGGTCTGCTGCCACCAGCGTAGTCGCGACACAAGACCCTGGCCTCCCTGGTTACACAATCGACGAACCTCCGGGGCAAAATGCGCGACGTCATGCGGGTTGTGCAATACCCGAAATCCATACCTCGCCAGAAGTAATGGATTGGAGAGTTCCCCATAGGTGTTGTAGATCTCAGTGTCACGCCGGATATCCGCGACAGCCCTGATATCGACACAGTCATCCGCAGGAAAAGAGAGCCAAGACGCCTCCGGAGGTGTGCCTGTACTTGTGTCTGCCGCATGATCCTCTTGTATCTTGGCCGTAAGCGACACCGGTCGTTCGACGGGTTCGCGGACGCATAGCTCCGCATTAGGCAACAGGGGTTGACTTTCGGCTTGCAAGCCAGTGTGGGAATGCCCGCATGGACCGGACTCCCCGCAGATGACGCATACATCAGCAGCGGCCTCGAAGCGGACGTGCGGGCGGGTTACATGATGGTTGAAAAGATCAGCAATAGGGACAAGGCCATTTCCATGGAAGTCGTCGATATCGAACGCTCTCGAGGCGAGCGCGTAGGTCACAGCGACAAACCGACGCAACCCGCGGGTTCGCTGATCATCGGTCTCTGGACGGCGAAGTAGCGGGGGAATCGGTAAATCGGCCTCCGTACGCCATTTGTAAGCACAAGCTACGGCGCGCTCATACCCGTCCACGACCTCGGGCTCCGCGTCAAGGGCATGGTGCAGCGTATTTAGCGCGGTGACGCGAAGGGGGTGCTTGGACTTGGCAGGCCAGAAGGACGGCGGCAGCACGAGGTTGCCCCGGGCATCTGTGTACCTGATGCTATGCAGGTACTTGCACCAGTGGCTGGCATTCCGGAACCCGGTCGTCTCGTAGATGAACGCAATCACCAGCGCGAGCATTCCATGGAGGCCCTCCTCGAGTAGGAGATTGGCAATGCTGCTGTTGGGGGCCGAAAAGACGGCGGACTTCGGAACGCGCAGCAGGACGGTGTTGGCTGCGATGTCTTCGGCTGCGAACACGCCGAGGCCACCCTCGGGCGACAGCTGGATGCTGCACTGCGGACGGAGGAATCGGCCACCTGACTCTTGCACGAATGAAAGAATATCATCGACGTCTGCCTGCTGCGTAGCTGACATGTTGAGCTGGCGGCTTCTTCAGAGATAGATCTCGAGATGAGCGTATCCGCGAGATGAGCAAGAATTAAAGAAAAAAGACAGCGAGCGGTTTAGTAAAAAAGAAGCCCTGTACGGGGCTCGAACCCGTAACCTTATGATTAAGAGTCATACGCGCTACCGATTGCGCCAACAAGGCTCTTTATGATGAAACGATCACCACGTCAATGTATAGCTCTTTCAGGTCATCCCGTGATACCGACGACAGGCATGCGGGGTATGAAATAGACTCTCCGGTTTCAAAACACCGGAAGGTTCGAAGCGGATATAGGGTCTCATTTGGGTATGAAACCATAAATCTCCACAATACCGATTACAATCGCCCTGCAAAATTCTGTAGGATCAATCTACTCGGGCGCGATTATTTCTTACAGTAGGCACTAGCGGAAACCCGTTGAACGCTTTTGATCTCGCCGCATCCCCCAACGTTGCAGCTGTCTCACGCGACCAACATGGGGTGAAATTCCGCTTTCTATTTATAGCCCCGCCTGTGACCGTTATCGTGTCGGATGGTGGACCTGGCGCCTTGAGGCTCGATAACTGTATCCGTTGGGTCATGTAGTCACCTTATAGCTATCATGATTGGCTAGGGTGCGCGATAACGCATCGTCACGCGTTCAGTGTAAAGATCAAATTCCAGATAAAATATACTTGATAAGCACCCGCGCATAAATAATTTTTTACAAGTATTAAACTTGTCTCCATCGCAGCGGGTATTTGTAACAACATGATTTGAAGACTTTCCACCTCGACCTTGCAAGAACCTCCGCTACTAGCACTGGTCCCTCGTGCCAATATGATGCAACCGGGAGTACTAGTCTGGGGTACGCTCGCAAGCCAATTATCGGGTAGCTGCGATACTAACGGACCATTGTATATGTACACGGTTCAACAGTGCATTCAAAGTTCCTAGCACCACGCACCTTGTGGTCGTAGTATCGTCCTCGTTGAGTTAATTCCCTTTGCGATACTCCAAACATTATAGTTTTAATTTGCACCGTCTTATACGTTGAGAAAGAACCAAAGATCGTGGCCACGGACAAGAGCGACCGAGCTGTTAGAAAAAGCGTTCGCTTATCACAAGCTCAGATTACGTAATCGGCATTGAGGATGACATGTACCTGCGTATACACTTCTTGGCAAATATGGAAATGACCAGCGTGTTGGGCCTGGACTTCTCACCCAATATAGCTTAAAAACCTGGATGCAGGTTGCAGCTTTAGGGAAAATGCAAGGTGAGATGACATCAATTTTACTCAAAGTGCGTAACCGTACTGGCAATTGCAAGTATTCCTGATTAAAGACAATATGAAACTTGTTCCCATCGTGGCAAGCATGAAATAATCTACTGGATATTCTGGGTCGAACCATAGTCGCCTCCTTATCCTATTAAAGCACCAGTCTTATGTATGATGTAACTTTTGTCTAATGCGTCAGCAAGTAATTATCTTTAATGCCCAGATTCCCGCATAATTAGTCGACTTGAAAATTAATATCCACTTATTTCCATGATATGGATGAAAAAGTCTTCAATAACGGGGATTACACCTGTAGGAATCAAGCAAACGTTCTGACTGCATTCTGAAAAGAAAGCAGTTTGGTCACTAGCTACATAAGTACTAGTAGCCATTCTTGTTGCTGGACATGACAGCTATGTCAGATAAGATCTTACAACAATACTAGAGCGCAAGTGGTTTAGTGGTAAAATCCATCGTTGCCATCGATGGGCCCCCGGTTCGATTCCGGGCTTGCGCATTTTTGACTTTCTCTTTTTAAGAACTGGTACGGTATCGTTGCAGGCAGATTCGTTTTCGAAAAGAGTCGCTGGCCCCGATATACCTAGCTCCGTATTCCTTTT
Proteins encoded in this window:
- the RKM3 gene encoding protein-lysine N-methyltransferase (Syntenic homolog of Saccharomyces cerevisiae YBR030W (RKM3)), which encodes MSATQQADVDDILSFVQESGGRFLRPQCSIQLSPEGGLGVFAAEDIAANTVLLRVPKSAVFSAPNSSIANLLLEEGLHGMLALVIAFIYETTGFRNASHWCKYLHSIRYTDARGNLVLPPSFWPAKSKHPLRVTALNTLHHALDAEPEVVDGYERAVACAYKWRTEADLPIPPLLRRPETDDQRTRGLRRFVAVTYALASRAFDIDDFHGNGLVPIADLFNHHVTRPHVRFEAAADVCVICGESGPCGHSHTGLQAESQPLLPNAELCVREPVERPVSLTAKIQEDHAADTSTGTPPEASWLSFPADDCVDIRAVADIRRDTEIYNTYGELSNPLLLARYGFRVLHNPHDVAHFAPEVRRLCNQGGQGLVSRLRWWQQTGYALYCKVTGASDDGDSWQDAVYADSSGEPSPALWALAELLSGAGNGWRMMRRSPVTAASVWSRRNANGGRNRRALTVLRRLAALKRALLLAALPERHSMGTELLEDEISIVNRLLEKLGRSRKAL